One Bacillus horti DNA segment encodes these proteins:
- the tmk gene encoding dTMP kinase, translating into MRGLFITFEGPDGSGKSTQLQRMASYLNAQLYDVLTTREPGGTAISDQIRRIVLDPEHPEMAEQTEVLLYAASRAQHVQEKIKPALEQGKMVLCDRFVDASIAYQGFGLGFGEQTVQQINDFATGGLTPDRTYMIDVAPELSRERMNTRTTQEFTQELDRIEQKELEYHARVRQGFQTLAKQHQRIMLIDGNQSIESIHQLIVQDLLNLIKARTDSHS; encoded by the coding sequence TTGCGTGGATTGTTTATTACCTTTGAAGGACCTGATGGCTCAGGAAAATCAACTCAGCTTCAACGAATGGCTAGCTACCTTAACGCTCAGCTGTATGATGTGTTAACGACCCGTGAACCAGGTGGAACAGCCATCAGTGATCAGATTCGTCGGATCGTGCTAGACCCTGAACACCCAGAAATGGCTGAACAGACAGAGGTTTTGCTTTATGCCGCCTCACGCGCTCAGCACGTACAGGAGAAGATTAAGCCAGCCCTGGAACAAGGGAAGATGGTTCTTTGTGACAGGTTTGTCGATGCCAGCATCGCTTACCAAGGCTTTGGACTAGGCTTCGGAGAGCAGACTGTTCAGCAGATTAATGATTTTGCCACAGGCGGTTTAACACCAGATCGGACATACATGATTGATGTAGCCCCGGAGCTGAGCCGAGAGAGAATGAATACTAGAACGACCCAAGAGTTTACTCAGGAGCTCGATCGAATCGAGCAGAAGGAGCTGGAGTACCACGCCAGAGTACGCCAAGGCTTTCAAACGTTAGCAAAGCAGCATCAACGAATCATGCTTATTGACGGAAATCAATCGATTGAAAGCATCCATCAGCTCATTGTCCAGGATTTACTAAACCTTATAAAAGCAAGGACAGACTCACATTCATAA